Proteins from a genomic interval of Maylandia zebra isolate NMK-2024a linkage group LG15, Mzebra_GT3a, whole genome shotgun sequence:
- the ccr6a gene encoding C-C chemokine receptor type 6a, translating into MSNQSYTTNMSNQSYTTNMSNQSYTTNMSNQAYPMSTSNDDNNVTDYLDYGGFCSFPNNQSAAKVIGPYIHSIICILGFVGNSLVIVTYAFYKRTKSMTDIYLFNVAIADLLFVLALPFIVYNEQWSWPMGQVACKLLRGSYSVNLYSGMLLLACISTDRYIAIVQARRSFRLRSLSYSRVICTIVWIFAILVSVPSFYFYNWYEPSHLSDPNNQTHVCEFKFKDSETAAAVKVGIPSTQISVGFFLPLFIMIFCYSAIIITLLKAKNFQRHRAVRVVLVVVAVFIICHLPYNIVLLYDTVSLFQEVSCGEADMLEMAKTVFQTIAYMHCCLNPVLYAFVGVNFRNHFRRIFRDLWCLGKKYMAPRRFSRVTSDFYMSSTRRSMDGSSNSGASFTM; encoded by the coding sequence ATGTCCAACCAATCATACACCACGAATATGTCCAACCAATCATACACCACGAATATGTCCAACCAGTCATACACCACAAATATGTCAAACCAAGCATACCCTATGTCGACGTCCAATGATGACAATAATGTCACTGATTACCTAGATTACGGTGGATTTTGTTCATTTCCCAACAACCAGAGTGCGGCGAAGGTGATTGGCCCGTACATCCACTCTATCATCTGCATCCTGGGCTTTGTGGGAAACAGCCTGGTCATTGTTACCTACGCCTTCTATAAGAGGACCAAGTCCATGACTGACATCTACCTGTTCAACGTGGCCATCGCTGACCTGCTGTTCGTGCTGGCGCTGCCATTCATCGTCTACAACGAGCAGTGGTCGTGGCCGATGGGGCAGGTGGCCTGCAAGCTGCTGCGTGGCTCCTATAGTGTGAACTTGTACAGTGGCATGCTGCTGCTTGCCTGCATCAGCACTGACCGCTACATCGCCATTGTCCAGGCTCGGCGTAGTTTCAGACTGCGCTCACTGTCATACAGCCGCGTCATCTGTACCATCGTCTGGATCTTCGCTATACTTGTGTCCGTCCCCAGCTTCTACTTCTACAACTGGTACGAGCCATCACACTTGAGTGATCCTAATAACCAAACGCATGTTTGTGAGTTCAAGTTTAAAGACTCAGAAACAGCCGCTGCGGTGAAGGTGGGCATCCCCAGCACCCAGATCAGCGTGGGTTTCTTTCTGCCACTCTTCATCATGATCTTCTGCTACAGTGCCATCATCATCACCCTGCTGAAGGCCAAAAACTTCCAGCGGCACAGAGCAGTACGggtggtgctggtggttgtgGCCGTTTTTATCATCTGCCACCTGCCTTACAACATAGTGCTGCTGTATGACACGGTCAGCCTGTTTCAGGAGGTCTCGTGTGGTGAGGCGGACATGTTGGAGATGGCCAAGACGGTGTTCCAGACCATTGCTTACATGCACTGCTGCCTGAACCCAGTGCTGTACGCCTTCGTAGGGGTGAACTTCAGGAACCACTTCAGGAGGATCTTCAGGGACCTGTGGTGTCTTGGAAAGAAGTACATGGCCCCACGCCGCTTCTCCAGAGTCACCTCTGACTTCTACATGTCCTCCACTCGTCGATCGATGGATGGGTCCAGCAACAGTGGCGCTTCTTTCACCATGTGA